Proteins from one Falco naumanni isolate bFalNau1 chromosome 2, bFalNau1.pat, whole genome shotgun sequence genomic window:
- the ALG8 gene encoding probable dolichyl pyrophosphate Glc1Man9GlcNAc2 alpha-1,3-glucosyltransferase: MAAGGRGGFRALALGVSFLKCLLIPAYYSTDFEVHRNWLAITHSLPLSQWYYEATSEWTLDYPPFFAWFEYALSHVAKYFDPKMLVIENLNYTSHATIFFQRFSVIFTDIVFIYAVYECCRCVNGKRAAKDILEKPTFILAVLLLWNFGLLIVDHIHFQYNGFLFGLMLLSVARLCQKRYLEGALLFAVLLHFKHIYMYVAPAYGIYLLRSYCFTANNADGSLKWRSFSFLHVTLLGLIVCLVSALSLGPFIVLGQLPQVISRLFPFKRGLCHAYWAPNFWALYNAMDKALTIFGLKCNFLDHTKIPKASMTGGLVQEFQHTVLPSVTPLATLICTFISILPSVFCLWFKPQGPRGFLQCLVLCALSSFMFGWHVHEKAILLAILPLSLLSVQRAKDAGIYLILTTTGHFSLFPLLFTPPELPIKILLMLLFTVYSFSSLKSLFRRERPLLNWLETIYLIQLVPLEIFCEIVFPLTPWKQHFPFVPLLLTSVYCALGVTYAWLKLYISVLTERISVKQKAE; this comes from the exons atggcggcgggcggccgcggcgggtTCCGCGCCCTGGCGCTCGGCGTCTCCTTCCTCAAGTGCCTCCTCATCCCCGCCTA TTATTCCACAGATTTTGAAGTGCATAGGAATTGGCTTGCCATCACTCACAGCTTGCCCCTCTCTCAGTGGTACTATGAA GCAACTTCAGAATGGACCCTGGATTATCCACCGTTTTTTGCCTGGTTTGAATACGCACTTTCGCATGTTGCCAAGTACTTTGACCCCAAGATGTTGGTTATAGAAAATCTAAATTACACCAGTCATGCAACCATCTTCTTCCAAAGATTTTCCGTCATTTTTACAGATATTGTTTTCATATATGCAGTTTACGA GTGCTGCAGGTGTGTAAATGGAAAACGAGCTGCAAAGGACATCCTGGAGAAACCAACATTTATTCTTGCTGTTCTGCTCTTGTGGAATTTTGGGTTGTTAATTGTGGATC ATATTCACTTTCAGTACAACGGCTTTTTGTTTGGGCTGatgcttctttctgttgctcGACTGTGCCAG aaaagaTATTTGGAGGGCGctcttctgtttgctgttcttttgcatttcaaacaCATCTACATGTATGTGGCCCCCGCATATGGCATTTATTTGTTACGATCCTATTGTTTTACTGCAAATAATGCAG ATGGATCCCTGAAGTGGAGAAGCTTCAGCTTTCTTCATGTAACTCTTCTGGGACTGattgtctgtcttgtttctgctctttcattGGGTCCCTTCATAGTATTG ggcCAGTTGCCTCAAGTCATTTCAcggctttttcctttcaaacgAGGCCTCTGCCATGCTTATTGGGCTCCTAACTTCTGGGCTTTGTACAATGCCATGGATAAAGCACTAACAATTTTTG gtTTAAAGTGTAATTTTCTTGATCATACAAAAATTCCTAAAGCCTCCATGACAGGAGGACTGGTTCAAGAATTTCAGCATACTGTCCTCCCTTCTGTGACTCCACTGGCAACATTAATCTGTACCTTCATATCTATATTG ccctctgttttctgtctttggtTTAAACCTCAAGGGCCCAGAGGCTTTCTACAGTGCCTTGTTCTTTGTGCGTTGAGCTCCTTCATGTTTGGCTGGCACGTGCATGAAAAAGCAATACTCCTTGCTATTCTGCCTTTAAG CTTGTTGTCTGTTCAGAGAGCCAAAGATGCTGGCATCTACTTGATTCTGACAACAACAGGGCACTTCTCGCTTTTTCCATTGTTGTTCACACCACCAG AACTTCCAATTAAAATACTGCTTATGCTGCTGTTTACCGTTTATAGCTTCTCTTCGTTGAAATCTCTCTTCAG GAGAGAGAGGCCTCTCCTTAACTGGCTTGAAACAATCTACCTCATCCAGCTAGTGCCTTTGGAAATCTTCTGTGAAATTGTATTTCCTCTGACCCCCTGGAAACAGCACTTCCCTTTTGTCCCTCTGTTGCTGACCTCTGTGTACTGTGCTCTAGGTGTCACGTATGCTTGGCTGAAACTCTACATCTCTGTCTTGACTGAAAGAATTTCTGTTAAACAAAAGGCCGAGTAA
- the KCTD21 gene encoding BTB/POZ domain-containing protein KCTD21, which yields MSEPITLNVGGKLYTTSLSTLTSFPDSMLGAMFSGKIPTKKDSQGNCFIDRDGKIFRYILNFLRTSHLDLPEDFQEMGLLRREVDFYQIQPLIEALQEKEVELSKAEKNAMLNITLDQKTQTVHFTVREAPQIYSLSSSNMEVFSAHIFSTSCLFLKLLGSKLYYCFNGNLSSISSYLQDPNHLTLDWVASVEGLPEEEYTRQNLKRLWVVPDNKQINSFQVFVEEVLKIAMSDGFCIDSSHPHTSDFMNNKIIRLIRYK from the coding sequence ATGTCAGAACCCATCACACTTAATGTTGGAGGAAAACTCTATACCACCTCACTGTCTACCCTGACTAGCTTTCCAGACTCCATGCTGGGGGCCATGTTTAGTGGGAAGATCCCAACCAAGAAGGACAGCCAAGGCAACTGCTTTATTGACAGAGACGGAAAAATCTTCCGCTATATCCTGAATTTCTTACGAACGTCTCACTTGGACCTGCCCGAAGACTTTCAGGAAATGGGCTTACTCCGACGGGAGGTTGATTTTTATCAGATTCAGCCACTGATTGAGGCCTtgcaggagaaggaggtggaactttctaaagcagagaaaaatgccaTGCTCAACATCACCCTCGATCAGAAGACCCAGACTGTTCACTTCACGGTCCGAGAAGCACCCCAGATCTACAGCCTGTCTTCTTCCAACATGGAAGTGTTCAGTGCTCATATCTTCTCCACATCATGTCTGTTCCTGAAGCTTCTTGGGTCCAAACTTTACTATTGCTTCAATGGAAACCTCTCTTCAATATCCAGCTACCTGCAAGACCCCAACCATTTGACCTTAGACTGGGTTGCAAGCGTGGAAGGCCTTCCCGAAGAGGAGTACACCAGGCAGAATTTAAAGAGACTCTGGGTGGTGCCAGATAATAAGCAAATCAATAGTTTCCAGGTGTTTGTGGAAGAAGTGCTAAAAATAGCCATGAGTGATGGTTTTTGCATAGATTCTTCTCATCCACATACTTCAGATTTCATGAATAATAAGATTATTCGCCTAATTCGGTACAAGTAG